One window of Vitis riparia cultivar Riparia Gloire de Montpellier isolate 1030 chromosome 5, EGFV_Vit.rip_1.0, whole genome shotgun sequence genomic DNA carries:
- the LOC117915387 gene encoding dynein light chain 1, cytoplasmic, translating to MAEDLKRNGALALSLKQSSDDRKISLAASASKRVIIKSADMKDDMQKEAIDIAIAASENHSVEKNIAEYIKKEFDKKHGPTWHCIVGRNFGSYVTHETNHFVYFYLDQKAVLLFKSG from the exons ATGGCTGAAGACTTGAAGAGAAACGGCGCTTTAGCTCTGTCCTTGAAGCAATCTTCCGATGATCGGAAGATTTCGTTGGCGGCATCAGCCAGCAAGAGGGTCATCATCAAGAGCGCCGATATGAAGGATGACATGCAGAAGGAGGCCATCGATATAGCCATCGCC GCTTCGGAGAATCACAGTGTGGAGAAAAACATTGCGGAGTATATCAAGAAGGAGTTTGATAAGAAGCATGGACCTACCTGGCATTGCATTGTCGGTCGCAATTTCG GTTCATATGTGACTCATGAAACAAACCATTTTGTTTACTTCTATTTGGACCAAAAGGCAGTCTTGCTGTTCAAATCTGGTTGA
- the LOC117913927 gene encoding Fanconi anemia group I protein isoform X2 codes for MVIPTEEEAPSTRAPSPPQLTDDDIVRLAREHPQTSASLPSYLLSSTSHPTLISYLHSRAAAASPSLAVADYTFSLLSLISLSPHSPPLSTLFSSLLLAYIKLFNSRQIPHDRNSLKTIQIFYLHLEIAPNHDLLAVADAIVFDLLQIVNQDDAQLLDLLPRCLDLIRNSEEIERGGDFVNSVVDHVLTSDWSKALLVKVVSLLREFSYLDKGRCREFLEKVFVGMKGVDLQDLPSLVYQLLVLASKGFSKREVIEGIVMFFGSKMGSKATSIVRQVEGTVLLHVNFAVKQDPSLGQEVLGLVRSDLRVFNNFTVAILFSLARVRRFSESSMGILKAALIMAYRDFKSAEDCKWLPNDLKEGYLQTIKIVEKAVLRAVNDSNYGREHIVPSIVQLGFILLESAEDRNQKAFYNSNGLMGAEELGIQMLKSLFDVHEMARNEIIEQCKFRILSLKPEQSMPIIRLLGYLIQSLPYPMLEHVSRLKEFLDYFTFMHGKIAICFVTALLPLIKFSRDLQDYTILVVRKAMFRREDTVRIAAINAIIDLVLAEKQSKRDGPYSFQDSSSQASSSQQAEIPCSLGAGLFQELSGLLQRCLCQQAKVKEIMYHGLVKLVLVDPLTAGPVLDFLLPHFLHFYREDADAQLGISCCVKSESGKVCIEEPLDCLLSSISWILLLQPPGKTDRPSDSSWACFGFSLSQENEAGKILSSESFTSALLKIRQCLRRGNMEDIFGQTQDTVSRTSEDEKSRCCALILSGIVEVLLNTIATEMEKATDIEKVDLLKELIDFVNHYDFLKKSRSTSRQRNGIKRGNLRTAVHDIPDNTDLGHMTLSQARIPFLATSSIYQLLQTFLDLYNIDFSNGITTSQNCSQSSSGKTLVCTSKMISFVLNVSLHQIKSFTVLGKDDPLKTLIYGEIEMLGPPLLKLIWLLKSEPKLEADQKKKEGKGRKDVEDRKEHLHLALVCLKELIKICLQNPHQTSLLEDLVSLSTVEYPLRNVADVGSDDECEIASGTDDQNIKSKVLLIKRCVRPLFSELLGLSFLREVEILCDIVMMIGNKLPCKWRNFHGAWAVRICNTSGITNSKVAKNLVDLAICLSSPPDDLIVGQEMAKELLKVMGSESSNPMETSETYAIINHSTTSAVASSILEFIESVIVDMDWATAKLKTFSPVTLETASSLDLNGGHAPALSLEETLYSRAEALVRVLSSFVLMNMKDPQAEHLLRLITRFYKHLARMSKLRIAPKGCRQLLPGLKFQKLVELTCRQLTVPLYSFVALMQRDQQENAKSRGLLSKIKRENRCIPDLIFQIEDYEKYLIQLSKATKVNLLRHAKRSTSRDFKILDHPRTNTGEEEPPNHNHSTAVQNETGQECEDNEGNGSERAPSPEPHSPLAAEDSESDGEDRDALPNPKRSKMSKVVQDSDDEA; via the exons ATGGTGATACCAACCGAAGAAGAGGCTCCGTCAACGAGGGCGCCTTCACCTCCGCAGCTCACCGACGACGATATTGTGCGCTTGGCACGCGAACACCCTCAAACCTCCGCGTCCCTCCCATCCTACCTCCTATCTTCGACCTCCCACCCTACCCTCATCTCCTATCTCCACTCACGCGCCGCCGCTGCCTCTCCCTCACTCGCCGTCGCTGACTACACTTTCTCACTTCTCTccctcatttctctctctcctcaTTCCCCTCCTCTCTCCACTCTGTTCTCATCGCTCCTCCTTGCCTACATCAAACTCTTCAATTCCCGCCAAATCCCTCACGATCGCAATTCTCTGAAAACCATCCAAATCTTCTATCTCCACCTCGAAATCGCACCCAATCACGATCTTCTAGCTGTCGCAGACGCTATCGTCTTCGATTTGCTCCAAATTGTCAATCAAGATGATGCTCAACTCCTCGATCTCCTTCCTCGATGTCTCGACCTGATTCGGAATTCGGAAGAGATCGAACGAGGTGGCGATTTTGTGAATTCCGTGGTTGATCATGTTCTTACGAGTGATTGGTCCAAGGCTTTGCTTGTGAAGGTGGTTTCACTTCTTCGGGAATTTTCGTATCTGGATAAGGGTAGGTGTAGGGAGTTTTTGGAGAAGGTATTTGTTGGAATGAAGGGAGTGGATTTGCAGGACTTGCCGTCGCTAGTTTATCAGTTACTCGTTTTAGCATCTAAGGGGTTTAGTAAGAGGGAAGTGATTGAAGGGATTGTAATGTTTTTCGGGTCAAAAATGGGGTCAAAGGCAACTTCTATTGTTCGGCAGGTTGAAGGGACTGTGTTGCTTCATGTGAATTTTGCTGTCAAGCAGGATCCTTCGTTGGGGCAAGAGGTTCTGGGCCTAGTCAGGTCAGATCTTAgggtttttaataattttactgTTGCCATTTTGTTTTCCCTGGCAAGGGTTCGGAGGTTTAGTGAGAGTTCCATGGGGATTTTGAAGGCTGCCCTGATCATGGCATATCGGGACTTCAAGTCTGCAGA GGACTGTAAATGGCTACCAAATGATTTGAAGGAAGGATATCTGCAGACTATCAAAATCGTAGAGAAGGCTGTTCTGCGAGCT GTTAATGATAGCAACTATGGAAGGGAGCATATTGTGCCCAGTATTGTACAGTTAGGTTTCATATTGCTGGAGTCAGCAGAAGATAGAAACCAAAAAGCATTCTACAATTCCAATGGTCTGATGGGTGCAGAAGAACTTGGTATTCAGATGCTGAAAAGTTTGTTTGATGTCCATGAGATGGCAAGAAATGAG ATTATTGAACAATGCAAATTTCGTATCCTCTCTTTGAAGCCTGAACAGAGCATGCCAATCATAAG ACTGCTGGGTTATCTGATTCAGAGTTTACCCTACCCAATGCTGGAACATGTTTCACGTCTAAAGGAATTTTTGGATTATTTCACATTTATGCATGGCAAGATAGCCATCTGTTTTGTTACTGCTCTGTTGCCTCTCATCAAATTTAGTCGAGATCTTCag GATTACACCATATTGGTTGTGCGCAAGGCTATGTTTAGACGAGAAGATACAGTTCGTATTGCAGCAATAAATGCCATTATTGATCTGGTTTTGGCGGAAAAACAATCCAAAAGAGATGGGCCATATTCTTTCCAGGACTCTTCAAGCCAAGCCAGTAGCAGCCAGCAAGCAGAGATACCCTGCAGCTTGGGGGCTGGTCTATTTCAAGAGTTGAGTGGTTTGCTGCAGAGATGTCTTTGTCAGCAG GCAAAAGTCAAAGAGATCATGTACCATGGGCTTGTAAAGCTTGTCTTGGTGGATCCACTAACTGCTGGGCCTGTCTTGGATTTTCTCTTGCCtcactttcttcatttttaCAGGGAG GATGCAGATGCTCAACTTGGCATTAGCTGTTGTGTTAAATCAGAAAGTGGGAAAGTTTGTATTGAAGAACCTTTAGATTGTCTCCTATCCTCTATCTCTTGGATTCTCCTCCTTCAGCCACCTGGTAAAACTGATCGCCCCTCAGATTCATCATGGGCATGTTTTGGTTTCTCTCTTTCACAGGAGAATGAG GCTGGAAAAATTCTGTCCAGTGAGTCATTCACTAGTGCTTTATTGAAGATCCGCCAGTGTTTGAGAAGAGGAAATATGGAAG ACATTTTTGGTCAGACCCAGGATACAGTCTCTAGAACATCTGAAGACGAGAAGAGCAGATGCTGTGCTTTGATTTTGTCAGGAATTGTTGAGGTTTTGTTGAATACTATTGCTACTGAGATGGAGAAAGCGACTGACATAGAAAAGGTAGATCTACTAAAGGAGCTTATTGATTTTGTTAATCattatgattttttgaaaaaaagtagGTCTACGTCAAGGCAGCGGAATGGTATCAAAAGAGGGAATCTAAGAACTGCGGTTCATGATATACCAGATAACACTGATTTGGGCCACATGACATTGTCCCAAGCACGAATACCTTTCCTGGCAACTTCAAGTATCTACCAGCTACTGCAAACATTTCTGGACCTTTATAATATTGATTTCTCAAATGGTATTACAACTTCTCAGAACTGTAGCCAATCATCCTCAGGCAAAACTTTAGTTTGCACTTCAaaaatgatttcctttgtcTTAAACGTTTCTCTCCATCAAATCAAATCTTTCACCGTTTTGGGAAAAGATGATCCATTAAAGACTTTGATCTATGGAGAAATCGAGATGCTGGGTCCTCCTTTGCTGAAATTGATTTGGTTACTCAAATCAGAGCCTAAGTTGGAGGCAgatcaaaagaagaaagaaggtAAGGGGAGGAAAGATGTTGAGGACAGAAAGGAACACTTGCATCTGGCCTTAGTTTGCTTGAAGGAATTGATAAAAATTTGCTTGCAGAACCCACACCAGACCAGCTTGCTTGAAGATTTAGTGTCTTTGTCTACAGTTGAGTATCCACTGAGAAATGTGGCTGATGTTGGGTCCGATGATGAATGTGAAATAGCCTCTGGGACTGATGATCAAAACATAAAAAGCAAAGTATTGCTTATAAAAAGATGCGTAAGGCCATTGTTCTCTGAGCTTCTTGGGCTTTCATTTCTCCGTGAGGTTGAG ATTCTATGTGATATAGTAATGATGATTGGTAACAAGCTGCCCTGCAAATGGAGGAACTTTCATGGAGCCTGGGCTGTTCGTATTTGCAACACCAGTGGTATTACAAATTCCAAGGTTGCAAAAAATTTGGTTGACCTTGCTATATGTTTAAGCTCACCTCCAGATGATCTAATTGTGGGTCAAGAAATGGCGAAGGAGCTGTTAAAAGTTATGGGATCAGAGAGTAGCAATCCAATGGAGACATCTGAAACATATGCTATCATAAATCATTCAACAACCAGTGCAGTAGCTTCTTCTATACTGGAGTTTATTGAATCAGTAATAGTTGATATGGATTGGGCTACAGCAAAGTTGAAGACATTCTCTCCAGTTACTCTAGAAACTGCTTCTTCCCTTGATTTGAATGGAGGACATGCTCCGGCATTGTCTTTGGAAGAAACTCTCTACTCAAGAGCTGAAGCGCTGGTTAGAGTCTTATCTTCTTTTGTTTTAATGAACATGAAGG ACCCTCAAGCAGAGCATTTGCTTAGATTGATTACAAGGTTTTACAAGCATTTAGCTCGAATGTCGAAGCTTCGGATTGCTCCTAAAGGCTGCAGGCAACTTTTACCTGGCCTTAAGTTCCAGAAGCTTGTGGAACTAACATGCAGGCAGCTGACTGTTCCTCTATATAGCTTTGTGGCACTGATGCAAAGG GATCAacaagagaatgcaaagagcaGAGGACTACTCAGCAAGATTAAGAGGGAGAACAGATGCATCCCAGACCTGATCTTCCAGATAGAAGATTATGAAAAGTATCTCATCCAGCTCAGCAAGGCTACCAAAGTCAATCTATTGAGGCACGCTAAGCGTAGCACTTCCAGAGATTTCAAAATATTAGACCACCCCAGAACCAACACCGGGGAAGAAGAGCCTCCAAACCACAATCATTCAACTGCAGTTCAGAATGAAACAGGCCAGGAATGTGAAGATAATGAAGGAAATGGATCAGAGAGGGCTCCATCACCTGAACCCCACAGTCCCTTGGCTGCTGAGGATTCTGAATCTGATGGTGAAGATAGAGATGCTCTTCCCAACCCCAAGAGATCGAAGATGAGTAAGGTTGTGCAGGACTCAGACGATGAAGCATAG
- the LOC117913927 gene encoding Fanconi anemia group I protein isoform X1 has translation MVIPTEEEAPSTRAPSPPQLTDDDIVRLAREHPQTSASLPSYLLSSTSHPTLISYLHSRAAAASPSLAVADYTFSLLSLISLSPHSPPLSTLFSSLLLAYIKLFNSRQIPHDRNSLKTIQIFYLHLEIAPNHDLLAVADAIVFDLLQIVNQDDAQLLDLLPRCLDLIRNSEEIERGGDFVNSVVDHVLTSDWSKALLVKVVSLLREFSYLDKGRCREFLEKVFVGMKGVDLQDLPSLVYQLLVLASKGFSKREVIEGIVMFFGSKMGSKATSIVRQVEGTVLLHVNFAVKQDPSLGQEVLGLVRSDLRVFNNFTVAILFSLARVRRFSESSMGILKAALIMAYRDFKSAEDCKWLPNDLKEGYLQTIKIVEKAVLRAVNDSNYGREHIVPSIVQLGFILLESAEDRNQKAFYNSNGLMGAEELGIQMLKSLFDVHEMARNEIIEQCKFRILSLKPEQSMPIIRLLGYLIQSLPYPMLEHVSRLKEFLDYFTFMHGKIAICFVTALLPLIKFSRDLQDYTILVVRKAMFRREDTVRIAAINAIIDLVLAEKQSKRDGPYSFQDSSSQASSSQQAEIPCSLGAGLFQELSGLLQRCLCQQAKVKEIMYHGLVKLVLVDPLTAGPVLDFLLPHFLHFYREQDADAQLGISCCVKSESGKVCIEEPLDCLLSSISWILLLQPPGKTDRPSDSSWACFGFSLSQENEAGKILSSESFTSALLKIRQCLRRGNMEDIFGQTQDTVSRTSEDEKSRCCALILSGIVEVLLNTIATEMEKATDIEKVDLLKELIDFVNHYDFLKKSRSTSRQRNGIKRGNLRTAVHDIPDNTDLGHMTLSQARIPFLATSSIYQLLQTFLDLYNIDFSNGITTSQNCSQSSSGKTLVCTSKMISFVLNVSLHQIKSFTVLGKDDPLKTLIYGEIEMLGPPLLKLIWLLKSEPKLEADQKKKEGKGRKDVEDRKEHLHLALVCLKELIKICLQNPHQTSLLEDLVSLSTVEYPLRNVADVGSDDECEIASGTDDQNIKSKVLLIKRCVRPLFSELLGLSFLREVEILCDIVMMIGNKLPCKWRNFHGAWAVRICNTSGITNSKVAKNLVDLAICLSSPPDDLIVGQEMAKELLKVMGSESSNPMETSETYAIINHSTTSAVASSILEFIESVIVDMDWATAKLKTFSPVTLETASSLDLNGGHAPALSLEETLYSRAEALVRVLSSFVLMNMKDPQAEHLLRLITRFYKHLARMSKLRIAPKGCRQLLPGLKFQKLVELTCRQLTVPLYSFVALMQRDQQENAKSRGLLSKIKRENRCIPDLIFQIEDYEKYLIQLSKATKVNLLRHAKRSTSRDFKILDHPRTNTGEEEPPNHNHSTAVQNETGQECEDNEGNGSERAPSPEPHSPLAAEDSESDGEDRDALPNPKRSKMSKVVQDSDDEA, from the exons ATGGTGATACCAACCGAAGAAGAGGCTCCGTCAACGAGGGCGCCTTCACCTCCGCAGCTCACCGACGACGATATTGTGCGCTTGGCACGCGAACACCCTCAAACCTCCGCGTCCCTCCCATCCTACCTCCTATCTTCGACCTCCCACCCTACCCTCATCTCCTATCTCCACTCACGCGCCGCCGCTGCCTCTCCCTCACTCGCCGTCGCTGACTACACTTTCTCACTTCTCTccctcatttctctctctcctcaTTCCCCTCCTCTCTCCACTCTGTTCTCATCGCTCCTCCTTGCCTACATCAAACTCTTCAATTCCCGCCAAATCCCTCACGATCGCAATTCTCTGAAAACCATCCAAATCTTCTATCTCCACCTCGAAATCGCACCCAATCACGATCTTCTAGCTGTCGCAGACGCTATCGTCTTCGATTTGCTCCAAATTGTCAATCAAGATGATGCTCAACTCCTCGATCTCCTTCCTCGATGTCTCGACCTGATTCGGAATTCGGAAGAGATCGAACGAGGTGGCGATTTTGTGAATTCCGTGGTTGATCATGTTCTTACGAGTGATTGGTCCAAGGCTTTGCTTGTGAAGGTGGTTTCACTTCTTCGGGAATTTTCGTATCTGGATAAGGGTAGGTGTAGGGAGTTTTTGGAGAAGGTATTTGTTGGAATGAAGGGAGTGGATTTGCAGGACTTGCCGTCGCTAGTTTATCAGTTACTCGTTTTAGCATCTAAGGGGTTTAGTAAGAGGGAAGTGATTGAAGGGATTGTAATGTTTTTCGGGTCAAAAATGGGGTCAAAGGCAACTTCTATTGTTCGGCAGGTTGAAGGGACTGTGTTGCTTCATGTGAATTTTGCTGTCAAGCAGGATCCTTCGTTGGGGCAAGAGGTTCTGGGCCTAGTCAGGTCAGATCTTAgggtttttaataattttactgTTGCCATTTTGTTTTCCCTGGCAAGGGTTCGGAGGTTTAGTGAGAGTTCCATGGGGATTTTGAAGGCTGCCCTGATCATGGCATATCGGGACTTCAAGTCTGCAGA GGACTGTAAATGGCTACCAAATGATTTGAAGGAAGGATATCTGCAGACTATCAAAATCGTAGAGAAGGCTGTTCTGCGAGCT GTTAATGATAGCAACTATGGAAGGGAGCATATTGTGCCCAGTATTGTACAGTTAGGTTTCATATTGCTGGAGTCAGCAGAAGATAGAAACCAAAAAGCATTCTACAATTCCAATGGTCTGATGGGTGCAGAAGAACTTGGTATTCAGATGCTGAAAAGTTTGTTTGATGTCCATGAGATGGCAAGAAATGAG ATTATTGAACAATGCAAATTTCGTATCCTCTCTTTGAAGCCTGAACAGAGCATGCCAATCATAAG ACTGCTGGGTTATCTGATTCAGAGTTTACCCTACCCAATGCTGGAACATGTTTCACGTCTAAAGGAATTTTTGGATTATTTCACATTTATGCATGGCAAGATAGCCATCTGTTTTGTTACTGCTCTGTTGCCTCTCATCAAATTTAGTCGAGATCTTCag GATTACACCATATTGGTTGTGCGCAAGGCTATGTTTAGACGAGAAGATACAGTTCGTATTGCAGCAATAAATGCCATTATTGATCTGGTTTTGGCGGAAAAACAATCCAAAAGAGATGGGCCATATTCTTTCCAGGACTCTTCAAGCCAAGCCAGTAGCAGCCAGCAAGCAGAGATACCCTGCAGCTTGGGGGCTGGTCTATTTCAAGAGTTGAGTGGTTTGCTGCAGAGATGTCTTTGTCAGCAG GCAAAAGTCAAAGAGATCATGTACCATGGGCTTGTAAAGCTTGTCTTGGTGGATCCACTAACTGCTGGGCCTGTCTTGGATTTTCTCTTGCCtcactttcttcatttttaCAGGGAG CAGGATGCAGATGCTCAACTTGGCATTAGCTGTTGTGTTAAATCAGAAAGTGGGAAAGTTTGTATTGAAGAACCTTTAGATTGTCTCCTATCCTCTATCTCTTGGATTCTCCTCCTTCAGCCACCTGGTAAAACTGATCGCCCCTCAGATTCATCATGGGCATGTTTTGGTTTCTCTCTTTCACAGGAGAATGAG GCTGGAAAAATTCTGTCCAGTGAGTCATTCACTAGTGCTTTATTGAAGATCCGCCAGTGTTTGAGAAGAGGAAATATGGAAG ACATTTTTGGTCAGACCCAGGATACAGTCTCTAGAACATCTGAAGACGAGAAGAGCAGATGCTGTGCTTTGATTTTGTCAGGAATTGTTGAGGTTTTGTTGAATACTATTGCTACTGAGATGGAGAAAGCGACTGACATAGAAAAGGTAGATCTACTAAAGGAGCTTATTGATTTTGTTAATCattatgattttttgaaaaaaagtagGTCTACGTCAAGGCAGCGGAATGGTATCAAAAGAGGGAATCTAAGAACTGCGGTTCATGATATACCAGATAACACTGATTTGGGCCACATGACATTGTCCCAAGCACGAATACCTTTCCTGGCAACTTCAAGTATCTACCAGCTACTGCAAACATTTCTGGACCTTTATAATATTGATTTCTCAAATGGTATTACAACTTCTCAGAACTGTAGCCAATCATCCTCAGGCAAAACTTTAGTTTGCACTTCAaaaatgatttcctttgtcTTAAACGTTTCTCTCCATCAAATCAAATCTTTCACCGTTTTGGGAAAAGATGATCCATTAAAGACTTTGATCTATGGAGAAATCGAGATGCTGGGTCCTCCTTTGCTGAAATTGATTTGGTTACTCAAATCAGAGCCTAAGTTGGAGGCAgatcaaaagaagaaagaaggtAAGGGGAGGAAAGATGTTGAGGACAGAAAGGAACACTTGCATCTGGCCTTAGTTTGCTTGAAGGAATTGATAAAAATTTGCTTGCAGAACCCACACCAGACCAGCTTGCTTGAAGATTTAGTGTCTTTGTCTACAGTTGAGTATCCACTGAGAAATGTGGCTGATGTTGGGTCCGATGATGAATGTGAAATAGCCTCTGGGACTGATGATCAAAACATAAAAAGCAAAGTATTGCTTATAAAAAGATGCGTAAGGCCATTGTTCTCTGAGCTTCTTGGGCTTTCATTTCTCCGTGAGGTTGAG ATTCTATGTGATATAGTAATGATGATTGGTAACAAGCTGCCCTGCAAATGGAGGAACTTTCATGGAGCCTGGGCTGTTCGTATTTGCAACACCAGTGGTATTACAAATTCCAAGGTTGCAAAAAATTTGGTTGACCTTGCTATATGTTTAAGCTCACCTCCAGATGATCTAATTGTGGGTCAAGAAATGGCGAAGGAGCTGTTAAAAGTTATGGGATCAGAGAGTAGCAATCCAATGGAGACATCTGAAACATATGCTATCATAAATCATTCAACAACCAGTGCAGTAGCTTCTTCTATACTGGAGTTTATTGAATCAGTAATAGTTGATATGGATTGGGCTACAGCAAAGTTGAAGACATTCTCTCCAGTTACTCTAGAAACTGCTTCTTCCCTTGATTTGAATGGAGGACATGCTCCGGCATTGTCTTTGGAAGAAACTCTCTACTCAAGAGCTGAAGCGCTGGTTAGAGTCTTATCTTCTTTTGTTTTAATGAACATGAAGG ACCCTCAAGCAGAGCATTTGCTTAGATTGATTACAAGGTTTTACAAGCATTTAGCTCGAATGTCGAAGCTTCGGATTGCTCCTAAAGGCTGCAGGCAACTTTTACCTGGCCTTAAGTTCCAGAAGCTTGTGGAACTAACATGCAGGCAGCTGACTGTTCCTCTATATAGCTTTGTGGCACTGATGCAAAGG GATCAacaagagaatgcaaagagcaGAGGACTACTCAGCAAGATTAAGAGGGAGAACAGATGCATCCCAGACCTGATCTTCCAGATAGAAGATTATGAAAAGTATCTCATCCAGCTCAGCAAGGCTACCAAAGTCAATCTATTGAGGCACGCTAAGCGTAGCACTTCCAGAGATTTCAAAATATTAGACCACCCCAGAACCAACACCGGGGAAGAAGAGCCTCCAAACCACAATCATTCAACTGCAGTTCAGAATGAAACAGGCCAGGAATGTGAAGATAATGAAGGAAATGGATCAGAGAGGGCTCCATCACCTGAACCCCACAGTCCCTTGGCTGCTGAGGATTCTGAATCTGATGGTGAAGATAGAGATGCTCTTCCCAACCCCAAGAGATCGAAGATGAGTAAGGTTGTGCAGGACTCAGACGATGAAGCATAG